A window from Pangasianodon hypophthalmus isolate fPanHyp1 chromosome 16, fPanHyp1.pri, whole genome shotgun sequence encodes these proteins:
- the tbx18 gene encoding T-box transcription factor TBX18 yields the protein MAEKRRSPCTMSLKAHAFSVEALIGAEKRRKLDDEDSESCFGEVNEVASLAGSACGGGRNCDTDCDASPECEDVGSDSPRPASRSSQLLASPPPTSARAAEETRVELQGSDLWKRFHDIGTEMIITKAGRRMFPAMRVKITGLDPHQQYYIAMDIIPVDNKRYRYVYHSSKWMVAGNADSPVPPRVYIHPDSPASGETWMRQVISFDKLKLTNNELDDQGHIILHSMHKYQPRVHVIRKECGDELSPVKAVPTGDGVKAFSFPETVFTTVTAYQNQQITRLKIDRNPFAKGFRDSGRNRMGLEALVESYAFWRPSLRTLTFEDIPGMTKQGAAGSHGVVGSSAHTHLLSTSSCSSPAFHLATGAGPVCDYSTCSRTSHPLHRFPTPLTADSYSRLASPAADAFSSTRNPAYVGGSDGEAFSCTQTGLPIQIPGMPGHAPQLQYFMPSPAHNAFSTNQSAQSSYNGFRLHSPYGLYGYNFSTSPRLAASPEKMAATQSSVLGSSPSGTLTDRQVLSPVDGLHMLSGSQQSLFDSRTLGLTSSTSQVTAHMA from the exons atggcCGAGAAGCGGCGGTCTCCGTGCACCATGAGCCTGAAGGCGCACGCGTTTTCTGTGGAGGCGCTGATCGGCGCGGAGAAACGAAGGAAACTCGACGATGAGGATAGCGAGAGCTGTTTTGGGGAGGTAAACGAGGTCGCGAGCCTGGCCGGGAGCGCGTGCGGCGGCGGGCGGAACTGTGACACGGACTGTGACGCTTCTC cggaGTGTGAGGATGTGGGCTCGGACAGTCCTCGCCCTGCGTCACGGAGCTCACAGCTGCTCGCGTCACCGCCGCCGACAAGCGCGCGAGCCGCGGAGGAGACGCGCGTGGAGCTGCAGGGCTCGGATCTGTGGAAACGCTTCCACGACATCGGCACGGAAATGATCATCACCAAAGCAGGCAG GCGAATGTTCCCTGCAATGCGAGTGAAAATTACAGGACTGGACCCTCATCAGCAGTACTACATCGCAATGGACATCATACCCGTAGACAATAAACGTTACAG atACGTGTACCACAGTTCCAAGTGGATGGTGGCAGGAAATGCGGATTCGCCCGTACCGCCGCGTGTGTACATCCACCCGGACTCTCCTGCGTCTGGTGAGACGTGGATGCGACAGGTCATCAGCTTCGACAAACTCAAACTGACCAATAACGAGCTGGACGACCAGGGCCAT ATCATTCTACACTCCATGCACAAGTACCAGCCGCGTGTCCACGTCATCCGTAAAGAGTGCGGTGACGAGCTCTCACCCGTTAAGGCCGTGCCGACCGGCGACGGCGTGAAGGCCTTCTCCTTTCCTGAAACGGTGTTTACCACAGTCACGGCCTACCAGAACCAACAG atTACAAGACTGAAAATAGACAGAAATCCATTTGCGAAAGGATTCAGAGACTCAGGGCGAAACAG GATGGGTCTGGAGGCTCTGGTGGAGTCGTATGCTTTCTGGAGGCCTTCACTCAGAACTCTGACGTTTGAGGATATACCAGGAATGACCAAGCAAG gtGCAGCAGGCTCTCATGGAGTTGTTGGGTCttcggcacacacacacttactttctACATCATCATGCTCCTCCCCAGCATTTCACCTGGCCACAGGAGCGGGGCCTGTGTGTGACTACTCAACCTGCAGTCGAACCAGCCATCCTCTTCACCGATTCCCCACGCCCCTCACTGCAGACTCGTACAGCCGATTGGCCAGCCCTGCAGCCGACGCCTTTTCCTCAACCAGAAATCCTGCTTATGTGGGCGGATCAGACGGAGAGGCGTTTTCCTGCACACAGACTGGCCTTCCAATCCAGATCCCCGGTATGCCTGGTCATGCCCCCCAGCTCCAGTATTTCATGCCCAGCCCGGCTCACAATGCCTTCTCCACCAATCAGAGTGCACAGAGCTCGTACAACGGCTTTCGTCTCCATAGTCCCTATGGCCTTTATGGATACAACTTTTCCACCTCACCACGATTGGCTGCTAGTCCTGAAAAGATGGCTGCCACACAGAGCTCGGTCCTGGGCTCATCCCCAAGCGGTACTTTGACAGACAGGCAAGTTCTGTCCCCTGTGGATGGTCTGCACATGCTCAGTGGGAGTCAACAATCTCTCTTTGACTCACGGACATTAGGGCTGACAAGTTCCACCTCTCAGGTCACTGCCCATATGGCCTGA